Proteins from one Megalopta genalis isolate 19385.01 chromosome 1, iyMegGena1_principal, whole genome shotgun sequence genomic window:
- the Myo61F gene encoding unconventional myosin 61F isoform X4 produces the protein MERGLHERDRVGVQDFVLLEDFQSEAAFIDNLRKRFKEDLIYTYIGQVLVSVNPYKKLPIYDPATIQYYHGRNFFEAPPHIFALADTAYQSLSKENLDQCILISGESGSGKTEASKKVLEFIAAATGHKKQVEEVNDKLIGSNPVLEAFGNAKTNRNDNSSRFGKYMDIQFNFQGDPIGGNILNYLLEKSRVVHQFTGERNFHIFYQLLAGASDETLRDLFLKRNLDTYYYLSNGTKGTVDSIDDGSQYKEVINAMKTMEMNQQEQDDLFAIVASVLHLGNVGFTEEDGVAQILKPGSVEAVASLLGCDVKQLADAFTHRTIDARGDVVVSPLNRELAIYARDALAKAVYDRLFTWLVTRLNKSLQPVHDPPRKMVMGILDIYGFEIFQKNSFEQFCINYCNEKLQQLFIQLTLKSEQEEYLREGITWENIQFFNNKVICDLIEEKHKGIISLMDEECLRPGDPTDLSFLEKLNVNLNNHPHYISHMKADLQTQKLMGRDEFRLVHYAGDVTYNVRGFLEKNNDLLFRDLREVMSNTTNSITKSVFDVKDLTSKKRPETAVTQFKNSLNNLMEILMGKEPSYIRCIKPNDFKMSHQFNDKIVLHQVKYLGLMENLRVRRAGFAYRRPYEQFLQRYKSLCSETWPNYHGSAKDGVQILVCSLGFEEEEYRMGNTKLFIRFPKTLFDTEDAFQMKKHDIAAIIQSKWRCILARRRFLRMRKASMILQKNIRRWLAMREADRRRKAVITIRRFIEGFITRNGPPTEINMAFIELAKSQWLIKLSKTLPVGVLNNYWPSCPYSCREASEHLRVIHKKWRARKYRLALSKEEKEQFELKILAESLFKDKKKSYAKSLGPKFHNDRLGAEFKALRQSFTNNILPRDETIKYATPVIKYDRHGYKPRERVLILTENAVYILDTLKTFKLKHRLPYKSIEELVVTGESDNLLIVRIPPELKKDKGDLILEVPYIIEALTKAIDITNNPNILKIVHTESVSHKLVSGKEGVIEFRTGTTPAISKNRQSGHLLVVNTNSAA, from the exons ATGGAGCGTGGTCTGCACGAGCGGGACCGCGTCGGCGTCCAGGACTTCGTCCTCCTCGAGGACTTTCAGAGCGAGGCGGCGTTCATCGATAATTTGCGGAAACGGTTCAAGGAAGATCTAATTTAC ACGTACATCGGCCAGGTACTCGTTTCCGTGAATCCCTACAAGAAGCTGCCGATCTATGATCCAGCAACGATCCAGTACTATCATGGACGGAACTTCTTCGAAGCGCCACCGCACAT TTTCGCGCTGGCAGACACCGCGTATCAGTCTTTGTCCAAGGAGAACTTGGACCAGTGTATTCTCATCTCAG GCGAATCCGGTTCCGGGAAGACCGAGGCCTCGAAGAAGGTCCTCGAATTTATCGCAGCGGCCACCGGCCACAAGAAGCAAGTGGAGGAAGTGAACGATAAATTGATCGGTAGCAATCCGGTGCTCGAAGCGTTCGGAAACGCGAAAACTAATCGCAATGATAATTCGTCCCGTTTCGGCAAGTACATGGATATCCAATTTAATTTCCAG GGAGACCCGATCGGCGGTAACATACTGAATTACCTGCTCGAGAAGTCGCGCGTCGTGCATCAATTTACCGGTGAGAGGAACTTCCATATTTTCTATCAATTGCTGGCCGGAGCCAGCGACGAGACATTGAGGGATCTGTTCCTCAAAAGGAACTTGGACACTTACTATTACCTCTCCAACGGA aCAAAGGGTACCGTGGATAGCATCGACGATGGCAGTCAGTACAAGGAGGTGATAAACGCTATGAAGACCATGGAGATGAACCAACAGGAACAGGACGATCTATTCGCCATAGTCGCCTCTGTGTTGCACTTGGGAAACGTTGGTTTCACAGAGGAAGATGGCGTCGCTCAGATATTAAAGCCTGGCTCGGTGGAAGCTGTTGCCTCT TTGCTGGGATGCGACGTGAAACAATTAGCGGATGCGTTTACACACCGCACAATAGACGCCCGCGGCGACGTGGTCGTATCACCGTTGAACAGGGAGCTGGCAATTTATGCACGCGACGCACTGGCCAAAGCCGTATACGACAGACTGTTCACGTGGCTCGTGACCAGGTTGAATAAATCACTGCAACCGGTCCACGATCCTCCGCGCAAGATGGTCATGGGAATCCTGGATATATATGGGTTCGAAATCTTCCAAAAGAACAG CTTCGAGCAGTTCTGTATAAATTATTGTAACGAGAAGTTGCAACAGTTGTTCATTCAACTGACACTGAAGTCCGAGCAGGAGGAGTACTTGAGGGAGGGTATCACCTGGGAGAATATTCAATTTTTCAACAACAAAGTCATTTGCGACCTGATCGAGGAGAAGCATAAAG GTATAATATCGTTAATGGACGAGGAGTGTCTTCGTCCCGGCGACCCAACCGACCTGAGCTTTCTGGAGAAGTTGAATGTCAATCTGAACAATCATCCTCACTACATAAGCCACATGAAGGCAGACCTGCAGACGCAGAAACTTATGGGGCGAGAT GAATTCCGATTGGTACATTACGCTGGCGACGTGACGTACAATGTCCGAGGATTCCTTGAAAAGAATAATGACCTACTGTTCAGAGATTTGCGTGAAGTAATGTCGAATACAACGAATTCGATTACCAAG AGTGTGTTTGACGTCAAAGACTTGACTAGTAAAAAGCGACCAGAAACGGCTGTCACGCAATTCAAGAACAGTTTGAACAACCTCATGGAGATTCTCATGGGCAAGGAGCCATCCTACATTCGTTGCATCAAGCCTAATGACTTCAAGATGTCGC ATCAATTTAACGACAAGATTGTACTGCATCAAGTGAAGTATCTGGGTCTTATGGAGAATTTACGAGTTCGGCGAGCTGGTTTTGCCTATAGGAGACCGTACGAACAGTTCTTACAACGTTATAAGTCCCTCTGTTCAGAAACTTGGCCCAATTATCATGGATCAGCCAAAGATGGTGTACAGATCCTTGTGTGTTCTCTTGGGTTTGAAGAAGAGGAATACAGGATGGGCAA cacaaaattgttcattcgatTCCCGAAGACATTGTTCGACACAGAAGACGCCTTCCAGATGAAGAAACACGATATAGCTGCTATTATTCAGAGTAAATGGAGATGTATATTAGCTAGACGAAGGTTCTTGCGGATGAGGAAGGCATCTATGATATTGCAAAAGAATATTCGAAGATGGCTGGCGATGCGAGAAGCTGACAGAAGACGAAAAGCAGTTATTACTATTCGAAG GTTCATCGAAGGATTCATTACGCGAAACGGACCACCGACTGAAATCAATATGGCATTTATCGAATTGGCGAAGTCGCAATGGTTGATCAAGCTCTCTAAAACACTCCCTGTTGGCGTTTTGAATAATTATTGGCCATCATGTCCTTATTCCTGTCGAGAA GCCTCTGAACACCTTCGTGTCATTCATAAGAAATGGAGAGCGCGCAAATACAGACTGGCCTTGTCCAAGGAAGAAAAAGAACAGTTCGAATTGAAGATTTTAGCGGAGTCTCTGTTTAAAGATAAGAAAAAGTCGTATGCTAAGAGTTTAGGGCCGAAATTCCACAACGATCGGCTTGGCGCAGAATTTAAAGCGTTGAGACAGAGTTTTACGAATAATATTCTTCCTAGAGATGAGACTATAAAG TATGCTACTCCCGTCATTAAATATGATCGGCATGGATACAAACCCCGCGAAAGGGTTCTTATTTTAACAGAAAACGCGGTGTACATTCTGGATACATTAAAAACGTTTAAACTTAAGCACAGACTACCTTACAAGTCCATAGAAGAATTGGTTGTAACTGGAGAATCGGATAATCTGTTGATTGTCAGGATACCGCCCGAATTGAAGAAAGACAAG GGAGATTTAATATTGGAAGTACCATATATAATAGAAGCACTAACGAAAGCAATTGATATCACCAACAATCCAAATATCCTTAAAATAGTTCACACTGAATC gGTTTCACACAAACTAGTCAGCGGTAAAGAAGGTGTAATCGAATTCAGAACGGGTACAACACCAGCCATCAGTAAAAATAGGCAAAGTGGACACTTGCTGGTGGTAAATACAAACTCTGCCGCATAA